The DNA segment CGCGTTGCGCGTGGGCAAGCGTGCCCACTCCGAGACCCGGCTGGACGCCGCGGGCGCCTCCCTCGTCGACGCCGCGGCGACCCGCGCCGCCGCCGTCCTCGGTGGTGAGCTCGCGGGCCGGCGCGCCCTGGTCGTCGGTGCCGGTGCCATGAGCGCCCTCGTCGCGACGACGTTCGCCCGCGCCGGGCTCGACGTCGTCGTCGCCAACCGCACCCCGGACCGCGCCCAGCGCCTGGCCGCGGCCATCGGCGGCCGGGCCGTGGGCCTGGACGACCTGCGGGCCGAGGTGGCCGCTGCCGACCTCGTCGCCAGCTGCACGGGGGCCGTCGGGCACGTCCTGGACGTGGCCACCGTCGCCTCCGCGCTGCTGGACCGCCCGGAGCGGCCGCTGTTCGTCGCCGACCTCGCCCTGCCGCGCGACGTCGCCCCCGACGTGGCGACGCTGCGCGGGGTGCACCTGGCCGACCTCGAGGCCCTGGGCGCCGACCTCGCCAGCACCGCGGTCGCCGACGACCTCCGCTCCGTGCGCGCCATCGTCGCCGAGGAGGTCGCCGCGCACGCGGCCTCGCTGCGGGCGGCCGACGTCGCCCCCACGGTCGTGGCGCTGCGCGCCCAGGCCCGGCACGTCGTCGACGCCGAGATGCGCCGGCTCACCAGCCGCGTCGACCTCGACGACGCGGCCCGCGCCGAGGTCGACCGCACGGTCCACCGCATCGTCGAGAAGCTCCTGCACACCCCGACGGTGCGGGTGAAGCAGCTCGCCGAGGCGCCCGGCGGGGTCGGGTACGCCGCGGCCCTGCGCGCCCTGTTCGACCTCGAGGTCGGGCCCGACCGCTCGCGCGGCGCGGCCCTACCCGGCGACGCGCCGCTGTCCGGGACCGTCGCCGACGCCGTGGGGCGCGTGTCGTGACGCGTGCGCTCCGGCTCGGCACCCGCCGCAGCGCCCTGGCCACCACCCAGAGCTCGTGGGTCGCCGACGCGCTGCGCCGCAACGGGTCCGAGGTCGACCTCGTCGAGGTGACGACCCACGGCGACGTCAACCACGCGCCCCTGGCCCAGATCGGCGGCACGGGCGTCTTCGTCTCCGCCCTGCGCGACGCGCTGCTCGCCGGCGAGGTCGACCTCGCCGTGCACTCCCTCAAGGACCTGCCCACGGCCCCCGCCGGCGGGCTCGCCCTGGCCGCCGTCCCCGAGCGGGAGGACGCGCGGGACGCCCTCGTGGCCTCCGCCGGCCGGACGCTGGCGCAGCTGCCCGCCGGGGCCCGCGTCGGCACCGGCTCGCCGCGCCGCCAGGCGCTGCTCACGGCGCTGCGACCGGACCTGCGGGTCGTCGCGATCCGCGGCAACATCGACACCCGCCTGGGCTTCGTCGCCTCCGGCGAGCTCGACGCGGTCGTCCTCGCCGCGGCCGGTCTGGCGCGCATCGGCCGCGCGGACGAGGTCACCGAGTTCTTCGCCCCCGGCACGTTCGTCCCGGCGCCCGGCCAGGGCGCGCTCGCCGTGGAGTGCCGGGCCCACGACGACGAGGTGCGCGCGGTGCTCGCCCGGATCGACGTCCCCGCCGTCCGCCGCGCCGTCGCCGCCGAGCGCCAGGTGCTCGCCTCGCTGGAGGCCGGCTGCTCCGCACCGGTCGGGGCCTACGCCGACGGTGACGTGCTGCACGTCGCCGTCCAGGACGCCGCCGGCGCCCTCGTGCGCCGCACCCGGTCGTTCGCGACTGTCGCCGACGAGCCCTCGGCGCGTACGTTGGGGGCCGACGTCGCCCGCGACCTGCTGACCCACGAGCTCCCGGGGTCCTCGGACAGCGGTCGTCGTCCCGAGAGCCCCCCCGCGTCCAGACCCGGTGCGCCCGCCGCAGCCCGCAGCGACGGACCGCAGGTCTCGTCGGAGAACCACCCCCAGGACCGTCCGGACGACGGTCCACGTCCCGATCCGGAGAGTGGCTCGTGAGCACGATGACGAACAGCCCCCGCGTCGCCGACCCGGAGCAGGTGCCGGTCGACGCGGTGGCGGCGGCCCCCGAGGTGAGCGTCCTGCCCGACGTGGTCGACGCGAAGAAGAGCCGCGACGAGGTGCCCGCCCAGCCCCGCTCGAAGAGGACGCCGTCGAAGGGGTCGGTCCGCAAGGACAAGGTCGGCGACAAGGACCGCGCCACCAAGGCCGAGAAGGAGCTCGGGCACGTCTCCTTCGTCGGGGCCGGCCCCGGCGACCCCGGGCTGCTCACCGTGCGCGCCGTGGACCTGCTGCGCACCGCCGACGTGGTCGTCCTCGACCAGGACAGCCGCGAGGACCTCGTGGCCCGCTTCGGCCGCACCGGCGTCGAGGTGCTCGACGCCGGGTTCGGCGACGACGGCCAGCCCCTGACCCGCGCCGCGCGCGCCAAGCTCGTCGTGCGGGCGGCCAAGGCCGGTGGCCGCGTCGTGCGCCTCATGGACGGCGACCCCTCGACGTTCACGGGCCTCGTCGACGAGGTGGCGGCCTGCCGCAAGTCCGGGATCGGCTTCGACGTCGTTCCCGGCGTCTCGGCCGTCAACGCCGTGCCCGCCTACGCCGGCGTCCCCATGACCACGACGTCGACCTCGAGCGTCAACGTCGTGCACCCGGCCGGTCGCACCCTGGACTGGTCCCGGCACGCCGACGCCGACGCCACCGTCGTCGTCCTCGGCACCGGGGACGACATCGCCGCCGCCGCCCGCGGCCTGCTCGCCGCCGGCCGGTCCCCGGCCACGCCCGTCGCGCTCACCTCGCACGGCACGACGACCACTCAGACGACGACGACCGCGACCCTCGGCACGCTCGAGGCGGCCGCGACCGTCCTCGACGGCTCACCCACGACGGCCGTCCTCGGCGAGGTCGTCGCCCTGCGCGAGCAGGGCAGCTGGTACGAGACGAAGCCGCTGTTCGGCTGGCGCGTCCTCGTCCCGCGGACCAAGGAGCAGGCCGGCGCCATCACGACCCGCCTGTCCGACCACGGCGCCACCGCCGAGGTCGTGCCCACCATCTCCGTCGAGCCGCCGCGCACGCCGCAGCAGATGGAGAAGGCCGTCAAGGGCCTGGTCACCGGCCGGTACGAGTGGATCGGGTTCACCTCCGTCAACGCCGTCCGCGCCGTGCGGGAGAAGTTCACCGAGTACGGCCTCGACGCCCGCGCGTTCTCCGGCCTCAAGGTCGCCGCCGTCGGCGGGGTCACCGCGGAAGCGTTGCGCGAGTGGGGGATCGAACCCGACCTGTTGCCCGAGACCGAGCAGTCGGCCGCCGGGTTGCTCGAGGCGTGGCCCCCCTACGACGAGGTCCTGGATCCCATCGACCGGGTGTTCCTGCCGCGCGCCGACATCGCCACCGACACCCTCGTGGCGGGGCTGCAGGAGAACGGCTGGGAGGTCGACGACGTCACGGCCTACCGGACCGTGCGCGCCGCGCCGCCCGCCGCGCCCGTGCGCGACGCCATCAAGACGGGCGCGTTCGACGCGGTCGTCTTCACGTCGAGCTCGACGGTGCGCAACCTCGTCGGGATCGCGGGCAAGCCGCACCCCTCGACGGTCGTCGCGTGCATCGGCCCGGCCACGGCCAAGACGGCCGAGGAGCACGGCCTGCGGGTCGACGTCCTCGCCGCCGAGCCGAGCGCCGGTGCCCTCGTCGAGGCGCTCGCGGCCTACGGCCAGGGCCTGCGGGCCGGTGCGCTGGAGGCGGGGGAGCCCGTCCTGCGGCCCAGCCAGAAGAAGTCGTCCGCGCGCCGCCGCGCGCGCTGAGGTCGGCGCGCTGCGCGCGCTGGAGAGGTCCCACCGTGGTGCAGCTGCCCGTCCGTCCCCGCCGCCTGCGTTCCACCCCGGCGATGCGCCGGCTGGTGACCGACGTGCACCTGCACCCGGGGGACCTCGTCCTGCCCGTCTTCGTGCGGGAGGGCATCACGCAGGACCAGCCCGTCCGCACGCTGCCGGGCGTCGTGCAGCACACCCGCGCCTCGCTCGCGGCCACGGCGAAGGAGGCCGCGGCGGCCGGGCTCGGCGGGATCATGCTGTTCGGCGTGCCCGAGCGGCTCGACGCGACCGGGTCCGGTGCCGACGACCCCGACGGGATCCTCAACGTCGCGCTGCGGGACGTGCGGGACGCGGTGGGCGACGACCTCGTCGTCATGGCCGACCTGTGCCTGGACGAGTTCACCGACCACGGCCACTGCGGCGTCCTCGACGACCGCGGTCGCGTCGACAACGACGCCACCCTGGAGCGGTACGCCTCGATGGCGCTGGCCCAGGCGGCCGCGGGGGCGCACGTGCTGGGGCCCAGCGGGATGATGGACGGCCAGATCGGCGTGCTGCGCGGCGTCCTGGACTCCGGCGGGTACGACGACGTCGCCCTGTTCGCCTACGCGGTGAAGTACGCGAGCGGGTTCTACGGCCCGTTCCGCGAGGCCGTGAACTCCCAGCTCAAGGGCGACCGCCGCACCTACCAGCAGGACCCGGCCGCGAACGTGTCCGAGGCGCTGCGCGAGGTGCGGCTCGACCTCGACGAGGGCGCCGACATGGTGATGGTCAAACCCGGTCTGCCCTACCTCGACGTGCTGCGCGCGGTCGCGGACGTGGCGGACGTGCCCGTCGCGAGCTACCAGGTGTCGGGGGAGTACGCGATGGTCGAGTTCGCCGCGCAGGCGGGCGCGATCGACCGCGAGCGGGTGGCGTTGGAGTCGCTGCTGGCGCTGCGGCGGGGTGGGGCGCAGATCGTGCTGAGCTACTGGGCGCTGGAGGCGGCGCGGGAGTGGCTGGGCTGATCGTCCTGACGGTTCGCTCGGAGGGGTGAGATTAGACCCTCATCCTCACGAAGATCCCCTTCATCCTAAATATGGGATGAGAAGTTTCATATCGAGGATGATGAGTTGGTGACTGTGCTGGTGAGGCGGTAGCGGGTGTTCCGGCTTCGTGGCGGAGAAGACGTCTCGATGAGTCCATCCCTCTTGAGGAGACGCAACCAGTGCTCGACGGTCTTGGTGCCCAGACCCAGCTCCTCGACCACCTCGGCCTTGCTGAGCTCCCGGCGGAGCTGCAGGAGCTCCACGATCTGCCGGCCGCGATCGGGGTGCGGGCGTCGTCCGCCTGGGCCGCTCGTCCGGGCGAGCTGCGACAGGGCGTAGGAACTCCCCCGGCGGGTGCCGTGCTGCTCGACCAGCTCTCGTGCGACGAGGTCCTGGAGTTCGTACGTCGCGGTACGGCTGTCGGTCACGCCGGTCAGTCGCCGGTAGGTGCTGTTGTCCAGGCGGTCTCCCCGTCGCATCGCGGCGAGAGCGAGTCGTTGGGTGTCACGGAGGCGGTCAGTGGTCAACCGCCCCAGCCAGCGGATGGTGTCGTCGTCGAGCAGCGTGTGGTTGGGGAACTTGACGCTGAAGGTGGTCACCCCGTCCGTGAAGGACGGCAGTCCCATGCCCGCTCGACGGAGAGCCGCGACCATCGTCCGCACCCCGGAGCCCCGGTTCTCGCAGACGACACCGCCGTGGGGCAGCGGGACGTCCTCGAGGATGCGCAGCAGGCGTGCGTTGCGGGCCGACGAGCGGCCGTCGTCGCCGAGGTGCGCGATGTCCACCGCACCGAACAGGCCACCCGGGTTCTTGATGACGAGGCGGTCGGGGTACATCTCCACCTGCACCTGGGTACCGCGGGATCCAGAGCTGAGGTCGCGGTGGACGAGGGCGTTGACGATCACCTCGCGCAGGGCTGTCTCCGGGAAGTCGGGGACGTCGACCCGTCCTGCTCCCTGCACCACAGCTCGGCGGGCCGAGTTGCGCTGGACGGCGGTGAGCACCGCCAAGACCATCTCGGGGATCGAGCCGTCGGCCGCCACGTTGTCCAGGAACCGGACCCCGCCGGAGTCGTCCGCTCCGGCCGGTGTGGGGTAGCTGACGAAGGTCGTGTTGACCTGCGGCAGGAACTGCTGCGGGTACCTCCCCAGGGCCAGGAGACCGGCGATGGTCGGGCGGGGCGTCCCGTCGGCCTCGACCGCGAGAACCCCCGTCATGGTCAGCACCGTGTGGTCGTCCACGCCCGTGAAGGCTCGTGCGCTCCGCGCTCGAACCCGGCGGAGGTAGGCCGCGACCACGTCCTCATCGAGGTCGGTGACCGCTGCGCCGGGCACGACCTCCGTGTCGAACGTGGGTTGACCACGTTCGGCCACGAGTTGCTGCACTTCCTCGGCGGTCAGTCGGCGGTCGCTCTCCCCGACACGCAGGTAGCAGCCGCGCACCATTCCCTGCGCGGAGACGTAGCACGGCTTCTCGCTGCGGGGGAGCTCCTCGACGTCGACGATCACCACCGAGCGTCCGGCGTCGGTCTCGATGCTCACGGTCGGGCGCAGCGGAGGCGTGAAGCGGTCGGCGCACCAGGAGACGACATCGGCTTGCGTCTTGGCGGCATCGGCCACCCCCACGACGTCGAACGACTGGTTCTCCACGATGCCGAGCAGCAGCGTCCCGCCCCCGGGGGTGTTGGCGAAGGAGCAGAGCGTCTCGAGGGCGTCCTTGGGGACGGCGTCGCGAGCGGCTTTGGCCTCGAGGGCGCCTGACTCCGCTCGGTGCTCACGGAGGTCCGCCAGGAGCGTCGGCAGACGTGCATCGACCACGGATCGAGTCCTCATCCTCAGAGCCAGTGCCTTCATCCCAATCATAGGATGAGGACGATGCTGAGGTCACGGGCCTGGCTACCGTGTGTGACAGCAACTCGACGATGGGGGCGCAGCAGTGACGCAGGTCGAAGGCTTCGGGGACAAGGTCGGCTTCATCTGGTCGATCGCCGACCTGCTTCGTGGGGACTACCGGCCCCACGAGTACGGGCAGGTCATCCTGCCGTTGACGGTGCTGCGCCGCCTCGACTGCGCTCTCGCCCCGACGAAGACGAAGGTCCTCGAACGTGACGCCGCGCTCACGGTGCAGAACAAGGACCGCATCCTCAAGGGGGCGGCGAAGCAGCCGTTCTACAACACGAGCCCTCTGGACTTCACCCGTCTCCTCGACGACCACGAGAACCTCGCTGCAAACCTCCTGCAGTACGCCTCGGCGTTCTCGGCGGGCACGGCCGAGGTGCTGGAGAAGTACAACTTCGCCAACCACGTGGAGCGCCTCGACGCGGCGGGGCTCCTGTACCAGGTGGTGAGCCGGTTCCACGACGTGGACCTCGGGCCGGACGCGGTGCCGAACGAGGCGATGGGCTACATCTTCGAGGAACTGCTGCGGCGGTTCAACGAGATGAGCAACGAGACCGCGGGTGAGCACTTCACCCCGCGCGAGGTCATCAAGCTCATGGTCAACATCCTCTTCTCCGAGGACGACGAGGCGCTGCGGGGCAGCGCTCCGGTCCGGTCGATGTTCGACCCCGCGTGCGGCACGGGCGGCATGCTCATCGGCGGGCAGGAGCACCTGCACGACCTGAACGAGAACGCCACCCTGGAGATCTTCGGGCAGGAGCTCAACGGCGAGACGTGGGCCATGGCCCGTTCGGACCTGATGATCAAGCAGCAGGAACCGGAGAGCATCCAGCTGGGCAACAGCCTGTCCGCGGACGCGTTCGGAGGCCGCACGTTCGACTACCTGCTGGCCAACCCGCCGTTCGGGGTCGACTGGAAGCGGATCCAGAAGACCATCACGGACGAGCAGGCCAACCTGGGGATGGCCGGCCGCTTCGGGGTGGGCCTGCCGCGGGTCTCCGACGGCAGCCTGCTGTTCCTGCAGCACATGATCTCGAAGATGAAGCCCGTGGAGAAGGGCGGGAGCCGGCTGGCGATCGTCTTCTCCGGATCCCCCCTGTTCTCCGGCGGCGCCGGGTCGGGGGAGTCGGAGATCCGCAAGTGGATCATCGAGAACGACTGGCTGGAGGCCGTCGTCGGCCTGCCGGACCAGTTGTTCTACAACACCGGGATCTCGACGTACTTCTGGGTCCTGACGAACCGCAAGGCGCCCGAACGCAAGGGCAAGGTCCTGCTGCTGGACGCGCGCGAGTCGTGGACGAAGATGCGCAAGTCCTTGGGCGACAAGCGCAAGTACGTCAGCGACGAGCAGATCGCCGACGTGACCCGGCTCTACCACGACGCGCTGGCGGGCGACCTGAGCGACGAGCGGGTGCGGGTGTTCGCCAACGAGGACTTCGGGTACCAGCGCATCACGGTCGAGCGTCCCCTGCGACGGAGGTGGGACGTGACCGAGGAGGCCGTCGCCGCCGTCGAGATCGCCAAGCCGTTCCTCAAGGCGGACATCGACCACGACGCGATCCGCGGGGTGCTGCGGGGGCTGGTCGGGACCTCCGAGACGACCGAAGCCGGCTTGTGGAAGGTGTTCTGGAGGGAGGCCTCCGCGGCGGGGTTGCCGACCCTCGCGGCGCCGGTGCGCAAGGCGATCCTCGCGGCGTGCGCCGTCCCGGACCCGGAGGCCGAGCCGCAGCTGGACGGCAAGAAGCAGGTGCTGCCCGACCCTGACCTGCGGGACAACGAGAACGTGCCGTTGACCGAGGAGATCGGCGAGTACGTGGCGCGGGAGGTGCTGTCGCACGTGCCGGACGCCTGGGTGGACGAGAGCAAGACGCGGGTGGGATACGAGATCCCGTTCACGCGGTTCTTCTACGAGTACGTGCCGCCACGTCCGCTGGAGGAGATCGACGCGGAAATCCTTCAAGTGGAGGTCGAGATCCAGCGGCTGCTGACGGGGGTGGCGCGATGAAGACGCAGCCGCTGCGCCTTGCTGCTGAAGTGACTCTTGGGCGAATGCGTAACCCGTCCAGTGAAACAGGCCCGAATCAGACTCCTTACCTTCGAGCTGCGAATGTGCGGGACGGCGAACTCGTTCTCAAAGACATCAAGATGATGCACTTCGACCAAGCGGAGCAGGTCCGGTACTCGCTCCGGTCAGGAGACGTCCTAGTTACGGAGGCGTCGGGTAGTCGAGCTCAAGTCGGGCAGACCGCGATGTGGGACGCATCCGTTCCCGGTGTCGCGTTCCAGAACACGCTTGTGCGGCTGCGGGCGAGACCAGGTACACATCCGCGTTTCCTGTACTGGTGGTCGCGTCATGCGCATGGATCGGGACTATACGGTGCTACAGCCCAGGGCTTGGCGATCTGGCATCTGAGTTCTGAGCGCGTCAGGCCGTTGCCTTTTCCGTGTTTGTCGATATTTCAGCAAGGCCGTACTGCTGACTTCCTCGACGTCCAGGTTGGCCTTGTCGATCAGGCAATCCGAATGCGACACAAGCAGCGTATTAAAATTGCACAGCGTAGCGACACGCGAGTGTCCTGGCTATTGACGAACCCGCGCTTGCCGGGGGGCGGCTCGCGGGCAAACTATCCGTGGCTGAGGGATGACGGCGCCAGTTTCATGAAGCTCGCATGGGTTGCTGACCTTCAGTCAGGTCTGACTATTGATGCCCAACGTGCAGGTTCCGTCGAATACCCGTACCTTTCGGTGGCCAATGTGCAAAGCGACCGACTGGACCTCTCGGTAGTCAAAACCGTCAAGCTCGATCCGCGGGTCGCCGCAAGATTCATGCTCAGGTCGGGGGACGTCCTGGTGACCGAAGGAGGCGACCTCGACAAGCTGGGGCGGGGGACGGTGTGGCGAGGAGAGATCGATCCGTGCCTACACCAGAACCACGTCTTCGCTCTGCGCCCTCACCCTGACCGGCTCCTCCCCGAGTACCTGGCTGCACTGACGCGAACTCACCACGCGCGACGGTACTTCGAGATCACGGGCAGTCGAAGCACCAACCTGGCGTCC comes from the Kineococcus mangrovi genome and includes:
- a CDS encoding glutamyl-tRNA reductase, coding for MALMVVGLSHRTASLGVLERASFDAAAAGEVVASLTASPHVDEVFVLSTCNRVEIYCDVTRFHGGVADVGDALCRRIGLGVDELGEQLYVHYEDAGVEHLFRVACGLDSMAVGESQILGQLRLALRDLHDRGLAGGTLDGLLQNALRVGKRAHSETRLDAAGASLVDAAATRAAAVLGGELAGRRALVVGAGAMSALVATTFARAGLDVVVANRTPDRAQRLAAAIGGRAVGLDDLRAEVAAADLVASCTGAVGHVLDVATVASALLDRPERPLFVADLALPRDVAPDVATLRGVHLADLEALGADLASTAVADDLRSVRAIVAEEVAAHAASLRAADVAPTVVALRAQARHVVDAEMRRLTSRVDLDDAARAEVDRTVHRIVEKLLHTPTVRVKQLAEAPGGVGYAAALRALFDLEVGPDRSRGAALPGDAPLSGTVADAVGRVS
- the hemC gene encoding hydroxymethylbilane synthase, which codes for MTRALRLGTRRSALATTQSSWVADALRRNGSEVDLVEVTTHGDVNHAPLAQIGGTGVFVSALRDALLAGEVDLAVHSLKDLPTAPAGGLALAAVPEREDARDALVASAGRTLAQLPAGARVGTGSPRRQALLTALRPDLRVVAIRGNIDTRLGFVASGELDAVVLAAAGLARIGRADEVTEFFAPGTFVPAPGQGALAVECRAHDDEVRAVLARIDVPAVRRAVAAERQVLASLEAGCSAPVGAYADGDVLHVAVQDAAGALVRRTRSFATVADEPSARTLGADVARDLLTHELPGSSDSGRRPESPPASRPGAPAAARSDGPQVSSENHPQDRPDDGPRPDPESGS
- a CDS encoding uroporphyrinogen-III synthase, whose translation is MTNSPRVADPEQVPVDAVAAAPEVSVLPDVVDAKKSRDEVPAQPRSKRTPSKGSVRKDKVGDKDRATKAEKELGHVSFVGAGPGDPGLLTVRAVDLLRTADVVVLDQDSREDLVARFGRTGVEVLDAGFGDDGQPLTRAARAKLVVRAAKAGGRVVRLMDGDPSTFTGLVDEVAACRKSGIGFDVVPGVSAVNAVPAYAGVPMTTTSTSSVNVVHPAGRTLDWSRHADADATVVVLGTGDDIAAAARGLLAAGRSPATPVALTSHGTTTTQTTTTATLGTLEAAATVLDGSPTTAVLGEVVALREQGSWYETKPLFGWRVLVPRTKEQAGAITTRLSDHGATAEVVPTISVEPPRTPQQMEKAVKGLVTGRYEWIGFTSVNAVRAVREKFTEYGLDARAFSGLKVAAVGGVTAEALREWGIEPDLLPETEQSAAGLLEAWPPYDEVLDPIDRVFLPRADIATDTLVAGLQENGWEVDDVTAYRTVRAAPPAAPVRDAIKTGAFDAVVFTSSSTVRNLVGIAGKPHPSTVVACIGPATAKTAEEHGLRVDVLAAEPSAGALVEALAAYGQGLRAGALEAGEPVLRPSQKKSSARRRAR
- the hemB gene encoding porphobilinogen synthase; protein product: MVQLPVRPRRLRSTPAMRRLVTDVHLHPGDLVLPVFVREGITQDQPVRTLPGVVQHTRASLAATAKEAAAAGLGGIMLFGVPERLDATGSGADDPDGILNVALRDVRDAVGDDLVVMADLCLDEFTDHGHCGVLDDRGRVDNDATLERYASMALAQAAAGAHVLGPSGMMDGQIGVLRGVLDSGGYDDVALFAYAVKYASGFYGPFREAVNSQLKGDRRTYQQDPAANVSEALREVRLDLDEGADMVMVKPGLPYLDVLRAVADVADVPVASYQVSGEYAMVEFAAQAGAIDRERVALESLLALRRGGAQIVLSYWALEAAREWLG
- a CDS encoding ATP-binding protein, which codes for MVDARLPTLLADLREHRAESGALEAKAARDAVPKDALETLCSFANTPGGGTLLLGIVENQSFDVVGVADAAKTQADVVSWCADRFTPPLRPTVSIETDAGRSVVIVDVEELPRSEKPCYVSAQGMVRGCYLRVGESDRRLTAEEVQQLVAERGQPTFDTEVVPGAAVTDLDEDVVAAYLRRVRARSARAFTGVDDHTVLTMTGVLAVEADGTPRPTIAGLLALGRYPQQFLPQVNTTFVSYPTPAGADDSGGVRFLDNVAADGSIPEMVLAVLTAVQRNSARRAVVQGAGRVDVPDFPETALREVIVNALVHRDLSSGSRGTQVQVEMYPDRLVIKNPGGLFGAVDIAHLGDDGRSSARNARLLRILEDVPLPHGGVVCENRGSGVRTMVAALRRAGMGLPSFTDGVTTFSVKFPNHTLLDDDTIRWLGRLTTDRLRDTQRLALAAMRRGDRLDNSTYRRLTGVTDSRTATYELQDLVARELVEQHGTRRGSSYALSQLARTSGPGGRRPHPDRGRQIVELLQLRRELSKAEVVEELGLGTKTVEHWLRLLKRDGLIETSSPPRSRNTRYRLTSTVTNSSSSI
- a CDS encoding type I restriction-modification system subunit M — its product is MTQVEGFGDKVGFIWSIADLLRGDYRPHEYGQVILPLTVLRRLDCALAPTKTKVLERDAALTVQNKDRILKGAAKQPFYNTSPLDFTRLLDDHENLAANLLQYASAFSAGTAEVLEKYNFANHVERLDAAGLLYQVVSRFHDVDLGPDAVPNEAMGYIFEELLRRFNEMSNETAGEHFTPREVIKLMVNILFSEDDEALRGSAPVRSMFDPACGTGGMLIGGQEHLHDLNENATLEIFGQELNGETWAMARSDLMIKQQEPESIQLGNSLSADAFGGRTFDYLLANPPFGVDWKRIQKTITDEQANLGMAGRFGVGLPRVSDGSLLFLQHMISKMKPVEKGGSRLAIVFSGSPLFSGGAGSGESEIRKWIIENDWLEAVVGLPDQLFYNTGISTYFWVLTNRKAPERKGKVLLLDARESWTKMRKSLGDKRKYVSDEQIADVTRLYHDALAGDLSDERVRVFANEDFGYQRITVERPLRRRWDVTEEAVAAVEIAKPFLKADIDHDAIRGVLRGLVGTSETTEAGLWKVFWREASAAGLPTLAAPVRKAILAACAVPDPEAEPQLDGKKQVLPDPDLRDNENVPLTEEIGEYVAREVLSHVPDAWVDESKTRVGYEIPFTRFFYEYVPPRPLEEIDAEILQVEVEIQRLLTGVAR